The following proteins are co-located in the Nonlabens ponticola genome:
- a CDS encoding ammonium transporter has translation MQKKWNFIVLVILVLIVLVWGNNYEMGAVPDSIDKGDTAWMLVASAFVLLMTPGLAFFYGGMVNSKNVISTMLQSFVALGIVSVLWIIVGFSLAFGDSIGGIIGDPRTYLNFNGVSLSPNEDFGATIPFLLFAFFQLKFAIITPALITGSFAGRIRFRSYILFIVLFILFIYAPLAHMTWHPDGLLRNWGVLDFAGGTVVHMSAGFAALAGAVFLGKRKEVIHQTSNTPYIILGTALLWFGWFGFNAGSALGVNSDTIIAFANTNLASATAMITWIFYDRFAGRKMSALNACIGAIVGLVAITPAAGFVSLGQSIFIGFIAALISNYAIRLKNKTTLDDTLDVFPSHGIGGIVGMILTAVFAKEVGLIYGETDTFMWHIIALVLVSIFTFGGSWILYWVVNKMIPIRVREDQEDRGLDQSQHGESYEVS, from the coding sequence ATGCAAAAAAAGTGGAATTTTATTGTTCTCGTCATCCTTGTTTTAATCGTTCTCGTTTGGGGCAACAATTATGAGATGGGTGCTGTTCCTGACTCTATTGATAAAGGAGATACTGCATGGATGCTGGTAGCAAGCGCCTTTGTATTACTCATGACTCCAGGTCTGGCATTTTTTTATGGTGGTATGGTCAATAGCAAGAATGTCATTAGCACCATGCTGCAAAGTTTTGTCGCGCTAGGTATTGTAAGTGTATTATGGATCATCGTGGGCTTTAGTTTGGCCTTTGGCGACAGCATAGGTGGTATCATAGGTGATCCACGCACGTATCTCAATTTTAATGGTGTAAGCCTGTCACCCAACGAGGATTTTGGAGCAACAATCCCATTTCTTTTGTTTGCTTTTTTTCAATTAAAGTTTGCCATCATCACGCCAGCGTTGATTACAGGTAGTTTTGCTGGTCGCATCCGCTTCCGCAGTTATATTCTTTTTATCGTCCTGTTCATTTTATTCATTTATGCGCCGCTCGCTCACATGACTTGGCATCCAGATGGATTGCTGCGCAATTGGGGTGTACTTGATTTTGCTGGTGGTACCGTAGTTCACATGAGCGCTGGATTTGCAGCACTTGCTGGTGCGGTGTTTTTAGGTAAACGCAAAGAAGTGATCCATCAGACGTCAAATACACCTTATATAATTTTGGGAACAGCCTTACTCTGGTTCGGCTGGTTCGGGTTTAATGCTGGATCTGCGCTAGGCGTCAACAGTGATACTATTATAGCTTTTGCAAACACTAATCTTGCTAGTGCTACCGCTATGATCACTTGGATATTTTATGATCGTTTTGCGGGCCGCAAGATGAGTGCGCTCAACGCCTGTATAGGTGCCATTGTTGGACTAGTTGCGATTACACCAGCTGCTGGTTTTGTGAGTTTAGGACAGTCCATCTTTATAGGTTTTATTGCTGCATTGATAAGTAATTATGCTATTCGATTAAAAAATAAAACCACTCTTGATGATACACTAGACGTTTTCCCATCGCACGGTATTGGTGGTATTGTCGGTATGATTCTTACCGCTGTCTTTGCCAAAGAAGTAGGTCTAATCTACGGCGAGACTGATACGTTTATGTGGCATATCATCGCTTTGGTTTTGGTTTCCATATTCACCTTTGGTGGTAGCTGGATCTTATATTGGGTAGTGAATAAAATGATCCCAATACGCGTGCGAGAAGATCAAGAGGATCGTGGGCTGGATCAATCTCAACATGGTGAGAGCTATGAGGTTTCTTAA
- the murA gene encoding UDP-N-acetylglucosamine 1-carboxyvinyltransferase — MGTFIIEGGHQLKGDIQPQGAKNEALQILCAVLLTAEPVVINNVPDIIDVNKLIALLNNLGVRVTKNGTASYTFQADEVNLDFLQSEDYKIQGRGLRGSIMLVGPLLARFGKGYIPRPGGDKIGRRRLDTHFEGFIKLGATFRYNKEEYFYGVEADKLTGAQMLLDEASVTGTANIVMAAVLASGTTTIYNAACEPYLQQLCKMLVRMGAKIEGIGSNLLTITGVKKLGGTTHSILPDMIEIGSWIGLAAMTKSEITIKNVAYDELGIIPATFRKLGITIERKGDDIYIPAHTDGYEIQNYIDGSILTISDAPWPGFTPDLLSIVLVVATQARGSVLIHQKMFESRLFFVDKLIDMGAKIILCDPHRASVIGHDFESNLKATTMTSPDIRAGISLLIAALSAKGTSTIHNIEQIDRGYQNIDTRLQRIGAKIQRLS, encoded by the coding sequence ATGGGAACATTTATTATAGAAGGCGGTCACCAACTTAAAGGCGATATACAACCACAAGGAGCTAAAAATGAGGCTCTACAAATATTATGTGCAGTATTATTGACTGCAGAGCCAGTGGTGATCAACAATGTTCCAGATATCATTGATGTCAATAAACTCATCGCATTACTCAACAACCTAGGCGTGCGCGTTACTAAAAATGGTACGGCATCATACACCTTTCAAGCAGATGAGGTAAATCTCGATTTTTTGCAATCAGAGGATTACAAAATTCAAGGACGTGGACTGCGCGGTTCTATAATGCTGGTTGGGCCATTATTGGCACGTTTTGGAAAAGGATACATACCACGACCTGGTGGTGATAAAATAGGTCGTCGCAGGCTGGACACACACTTTGAAGGCTTCATCAAGCTGGGCGCAACCTTTAGATACAATAAGGAAGAATATTTCTATGGAGTAGAAGCAGACAAGCTTACAGGCGCACAAATGCTGCTGGATGAAGCATCTGTTACTGGTACGGCAAACATCGTTATGGCTGCGGTACTTGCATCTGGCACGACTACTATTTATAATGCCGCGTGTGAACCATACTTGCAGCAGCTGTGTAAAATGTTGGTGCGCATGGGTGCCAAAATCGAAGGTATAGGATCTAATTTGCTCACTATTACAGGTGTCAAAAAGCTAGGTGGAACTACACATTCCATTTTACCAGATATGATTGAGATAGGTAGTTGGATAGGACTTGCTGCTATGACCAAAAGTGAGATCACCATCAAGAATGTCGCTTATGATGAGTTGGGAATTATTCCTGCAACCTTCCGCAAATTGGGAATAACTATAGAGCGCAAGGGCGATGACATCTACATTCCTGCGCATACTGATGGATATGAGATACAAAATTATATTGATGGGTCCATCCTGACGATCTCTGATGCGCCATGGCCTGGTTTTACACCAGATCTCCTGAGTATAGTTTTAGTCGTTGCCACACAAGCACGTGGTAGTGTTCTCATACACCAGAAGATGTTTGAAAGCCGTTTATTCTTCGTGGATAAACTCATCGATATGGGCGCCAAAATCATTTTATGCGATCCACACCGTGCGAGCGTTATAGGTCATGATTTTGAGTCTAATCTTAAGGCAACCACCATGACATCACCAGACATACGTGCTGGAATTTCTCTATTGATTGCTGCATTGAGTGCCAAAGGTACCAGCACCATTCATAACATTGAGCAGATTGACCGCGGTTATCAAAATATTGATACGAGACTGCAACGTATAGGAGCAAAGATTCAGAGATTGAGTTAG
- a CDS encoding L-threonylcarbamoyladenylate synthase: protein MAQVIKLYEENTDQKQLIKIAKAMRDGALVIYPTDTVYGLGCDITNKAALEKVAHLKGVKLEKANFSFICEDLSNLSDYTAQIDSSTFKLLKRNLPGPYTFVLNGNNNLPSVFKKKKTVGIRVPDNAIATGLVKALGNPIISTSIKDDDEVLEYTTDPSLIEEKWGKLVDIIIDAGYGGNIGSTVIDLTTSEPTLIREGKGSIEL, encoded by the coding sequence ATGGCACAGGTTATCAAGTTATACGAGGAGAATACTGATCAAAAGCAACTTATAAAAATTGCAAAAGCCATGCGTGATGGTGCCTTGGTGATCTATCCTACCGATACTGTTTATGGTCTAGGCTGTGACATTACTAATAAAGCGGCACTTGAAAAAGTAGCACATCTCAAGGGCGTGAAACTTGAAAAAGCAAACTTCTCTTTCATTTGTGAAGACTTGAGTAACCTGAGCGATTACACCGCACAGATTGACAGCTCCACTTTTAAATTACTCAAGCGCAACTTGCCTGGTCCATACACTTTTGTCCTAAACGGCAATAACAATCTACCTAGTGTTTTTAAGAAGAAAAAAACAGTAGGTATAAGAGTTCCTGACAATGCTATAGCTACAGGACTGGTAAAAGCACTAGGCAACCCAATAATCTCTACATCCATTAAGGACGATGATGAAGTCCTAGAATACACTACTGATCCTAGCCTAATTGAAGAAAAATGGGGTAAACTAGTAGATATAATTATTGATGCTGGTTATGGTGGCAATATAGGTTCTACAGTCATTGACCTAACGACTAGCGAGCCTACCCTGATACGTGAAGGAAAAGGCAGTATTGAGTTGTAA
- a CDS encoding CotH kinase family protein: MKKEIAYGKSKLLLLMFCASISTHCISQQEIAKSKANSFIGHISFQIDDDNPDLAEVVPKDDYVETVFTFKDSTNALFGNVIEGKIRGRGNTTWQTAKKPYQIKLNESVSIAGIPAAKKWILLANYYDKTMLRNSLAFELSRLSQLEFTPDSKFYEVTLNGDSRGLYLLTEKVELQKNRIPKKNTFLLEIEPKDRMDEEDVYVKTEHYQFKIKEPNLVSGEPEYQQIEDFLLKTEDAFLNAKQDNYTAYKDYVDMDSFVDWYIIQEISRNNDASFYSSVYWTWQPGEKLKIGPIWDYDIAFGNINYSNSYKIEGLLFEGNDWLKYIMDDPKFIARRKERYAYFYSKKDALIKFIDDTSNMLQENAQRNHKKYNLLGRKLWPNRVARMTYEEEVNDLKDWLTKRMDYLNNEFVNE, translated from the coding sequence ATGAAGAAGGAAATAGCTTACGGCAAATCAAAACTTCTATTACTTATGTTTTGTGCCTCGATCTCAACACATTGCATATCGCAACAAGAAATCGCAAAGAGTAAAGCAAATAGTTTTATCGGGCACATAAGTTTTCAAATAGATGATGATAATCCTGATCTTGCAGAAGTGGTGCCCAAGGATGATTATGTTGAGACTGTCTTTACATTCAAAGACTCAACAAATGCTCTTTTTGGAAATGTTATTGAAGGAAAAATAAGAGGTCGCGGTAACACAACTTGGCAAACTGCCAAAAAACCATATCAAATAAAACTGAATGAATCAGTATCCATTGCAGGAATTCCAGCAGCCAAAAAATGGATATTACTTGCTAATTATTATGACAAGACTATGCTGCGCAATAGTCTAGCCTTTGAATTAAGCAGATTAAGTCAATTAGAATTTACACCTGATAGTAAATTTTATGAGGTTACACTTAATGGTGACTCACGCGGGCTCTACCTACTTACTGAAAAAGTTGAGTTGCAAAAAAATAGAATACCAAAAAAGAACACCTTCTTACTGGAAATAGAGCCTAAAGACAGGATGGACGAGGAAGATGTTTATGTAAAAACTGAACATTATCAATTTAAAATAAAAGAACCCAATCTTGTATCAGGTGAGCCTGAGTATCAACAAATAGAAGATTTTCTATTGAAAACTGAGGATGCATTTCTCAATGCTAAACAAGATAATTACACGGCCTATAAAGATTATGTAGATATGGATAGTTTTGTAGATTGGTACATTATTCAAGAAATCTCTCGCAACAACGACGCGAGTTTTTATAGCAGCGTCTACTGGACCTGGCAGCCTGGCGAGAAATTGAAAATAGGGCCTATTTGGGATTATGACATCGCATTTGGCAACATCAATTATAGCAATAGCTACAAGATAGAGGGTTTACTTTTTGAAGGTAATGACTGGCTCAAATATATCATGGATGATCCCAAATTTATAGCCAGGCGCAAAGAGCGCTATGCCTATTTTTACAGTAAGAAAGATGCATTGATTAAATTTATTGATGACACCAGTAACATGCTACAAGAAAACGCTCAAAGAAATCATAAGAAGTACAATCTTTTGGGGCGCAAATTATGGCCTAATAGAGTCGCGCGGATGACATACGAGGAAGAAGTAAATGACCTTAAAGATTGGCTTACAAAACGCATGGATTATCTAAATAATGAATTTGTAAATGAGTAG
- a CDS encoding TlpA family protein disulfide reductase, with amino-acid sequence MKRLWSLLTLVLLILASCKDKSPVSLKAGDWRLTLDLGNGNMLPQQTSVSELEVWNLINDTEIIEVTEIEIKGDSIYLRPPVFEGYFAGVFKSENLIQGSFIKPSLNRVVPFSLEYGNGNRFEKSSSSDKVAKVNEVWEVVFSPEAAQDRYIAKGVFNQTGSKVTGTFETTTGDYRYLEGTATADSLFLSTFDGAHAFLFKAAINDDEMSGIFYSGNHWQEPFIGKVNADYQLPSATDLTYLKEGFDRFEFEFPNKDGQMVSLNDPMFNDKVVIVQLMGSWCPNCLDETRFYVDYINNKQHDDVQFVALAFEYASTQEKAFESIEKLKQSVGIPYPVLLAQHGNVDKNIAAQKLPMLNHVLSYPTSIFIDKSGEVRRIHTGYNGPATGVSHERFREDFYSFVDSLRAG; translated from the coding sequence ATGAAAAGATTATGGAGTTTACTGACCTTAGTTTTATTGATTCTTGCAAGTTGTAAAGATAAATCACCTGTATCTCTCAAGGCTGGTGACTGGCGACTTACCTTGGATTTAGGAAACGGTAATATGTTACCACAGCAAACAAGCGTCAGCGAGTTAGAAGTGTGGAATCTCATCAATGATACTGAGATCATTGAAGTCACTGAGATAGAAATAAAAGGCGATAGTATCTATTTAAGACCACCTGTTTTTGAAGGGTATTTTGCTGGAGTTTTTAAGAGCGAGAATCTTATTCAAGGGTCATTCATTAAACCCAGTCTCAATAGAGTAGTACCATTTTCACTAGAATATGGGAACGGCAATAGGTTTGAGAAGTCTTCATCATCTGATAAAGTTGCAAAGGTCAATGAGGTCTGGGAAGTCGTATTTAGCCCAGAAGCTGCCCAGGATCGATATATTGCAAAAGGTGTTTTCAATCAAACAGGCAGCAAAGTCACGGGCACGTTTGAAACCACCACGGGAGATTATCGTTATCTGGAAGGAACCGCGACGGCAGACAGTTTGTTTTTATCAACTTTTGATGGTGCGCATGCCTTCTTATTTAAAGCAGCTATAAATGATGATGAGATGTCAGGAATTTTTTACAGCGGTAATCACTGGCAAGAACCTTTCATAGGTAAGGTCAATGCAGATTATCAGCTGCCCAGCGCGACCGATCTTACTTACTTGAAAGAAGGTTTTGATCGCTTTGAATTTGAATTCCCAAATAAAGATGGCCAGATGGTCAGCCTTAATGATCCTATGTTCAATGACAAAGTGGTTATCGTACAATTAATGGGTAGCTGGTGTCCCAATTGTCTTGATGAGACTAGGTTTTACGTGGACTATATAAACAATAAGCAACATGATGATGTTCAGTTTGTTGCCCTGGCTTTTGAATATGCCTCAACACAAGAAAAAGCTTTTGAGTCGATCGAGAAGTTGAAACAATCGGTAGGAATTCCCTATCCGGTTTTGCTCGCTCAGCACGGCAATGTAGATAAGAATATTGCTGCACAAAAACTTCCTATGCTCAATCACGTATTATCCTATCCAACCTCTATTTTTATTGATAAATCAGGAGAAGTGCGCAGGATTCATACAGGCTATAACGGTCCAGCAACTGGCGTTTCCCATGAGCGCTTTAGAGAAGATTTCTATAGTTTTGTAGATAGCCTGAGAGCTGGATAA
- a CDS encoding aldehyde dehydrogenase, with the protein MTPQELHKLQRSHFDSRKTYDLNYRIAALKKLKNVLIDQEQEVYKALASDLAKSEFESFVTEYQVVLKEVDRYIKKTPQWARPIKVSSSLLNFPSSARKYPEPYGCTLIIAPWNYPFQLAMAPLIGAIAAGNTVTLKPSEFSPATSDLLKNIIEQSFELGHASVILGDGEIAQQLTSLQWDYIFFTGSPAVGKKIYQAAAQFMTPVTLELGGKNPAVIHESADVNVCAQRIVWAKFLNAGQTCIAPDYLVVHESIKQPLIDAISKYITQFFGDNVKSSPDYPRIIREQHFDSLVELLQGEDISIGGDHDKDNLYIAPTVVNEPTRDSKVMQQEIFGPILPVVTYKDKQDIVTWIESYEKPLGAYVYTSDKKFSKWFLNRFSFGGGAVNDSIVQFVNERLPFGGVGNSGIGSYHGKDTFKTFSHYKSVVHRGTWLDIPVKYPPYKGKLSVTKKFLKWF; encoded by the coding sequence ATGACACCACAAGAACTACACAAGCTGCAGCGATCACATTTTGATAGCCGCAAGACCTATGACCTTAATTATAGGATAGCTGCCTTAAAAAAGCTAAAGAACGTACTCATTGATCAAGAGCAGGAAGTTTACAAAGCGCTTGCTAGCGATCTTGCAAAATCAGAGTTTGAATCCTTTGTGACCGAATACCAAGTCGTACTTAAGGAAGTCGATCGCTACATCAAGAAAACGCCTCAATGGGCACGACCGATTAAGGTAAGTTCCTCTTTACTCAACTTCCCATCAAGTGCTCGCAAATATCCAGAGCCTTATGGTTGCACGTTGATTATTGCACCTTGGAACTATCCATTCCAGCTGGCTATGGCTCCATTAATTGGCGCCATCGCTGCTGGAAACACAGTGACCTTAAAACCTAGTGAATTCTCACCAGCCACGAGTGATTTGTTAAAGAACATCATAGAACAAAGTTTTGAACTAGGTCATGCAAGCGTGATTTTGGGTGATGGCGAGATCGCACAACAACTCACGAGCCTACAATGGGATTACATTTTCTTTACAGGTAGTCCAGCGGTAGGTAAAAAAATCTATCAGGCCGCCGCGCAATTCATGACGCCAGTAACCCTAGAATTGGGCGGTAAAAATCCAGCGGTTATTCATGAAAGTGCTGATGTTAATGTTTGCGCACAGCGCATTGTATGGGCAAAATTTCTCAACGCAGGTCAAACCTGTATCGCGCCAGACTATCTAGTGGTGCATGAGTCTATCAAGCAGCCGTTGATCGACGCAATTTCAAAATACATAACGCAATTCTTTGGCGACAATGTCAAGTCCTCACCAGACTATCCGCGCATTATTCGTGAGCAGCATTTTGATAGTCTTGTAGAGTTATTGCAAGGTGAAGACATTAGTATAGGCGGCGATCACGACAAGGACAATTTGTATATAGCACCTACGGTGGTCAATGAGCCTACTCGTGACAGCAAGGTGATGCAGCAAGAAATTTTTGGCCCTATTCTGCCAGTGGTGACCTACAAGGATAAACAGGATATCGTCACGTGGATTGAAAGTTATGAAAAACCGCTTGGCGCATATGTTTACACCAGCGATAAAAAATTTAGCAAATGGTTCTTGAATCGATTTTCCTTTGGTGGTGGCGCAGTCAATGACAGCATCGTTCAATTTGTGAATGAGCGATTGCCTTTTGGCGGCGTAGGCAATAGCGGTATAGGCAGTTATCATGGTAAAGATACTTTCAAGACGTTTTCCCATTACAAGAGCGTGGTTCATCGCGGCACCTGGCTTGATATTCCTGTAAAATATCCGCCATATAAGGGCAAGTTATCCGTGACAAAAAAGTTTCTCAAGTGGTTTTAG
- a CDS encoding carbonic anhydrase has translation MKNLETVFENNKEWIKSKLAEDDAYFDKLASGQSPSILYIGCSDSRATAEEIMGLGPGEVFVHRNIANMVSNTDISALGVTNYAVKHLGVDHIVICGHYGCGGVKAAMGNSDLGILNPYLRNIRDVYRTHKKELSAISNEDKRYERLIELNVQEQVVNMLKNEDVQAAYKSRGIKIHGWVFDLASGKLIDLKVDVDKLIKEEMDIYQVS, from the coding sequence ATGAAAAATTTAGAAACGGTTTTTGAGAATAATAAAGAATGGATCAAATCAAAGTTGGCAGAAGATGATGCGTACTTTGATAAATTGGCTTCAGGTCAAAGCCCTTCAATTCTATACATAGGATGTAGTGACAGTCGCGCCACTGCCGAAGAAATCATGGGACTAGGTCCTGGTGAAGTATTTGTACATAGAAATATTGCCAACATGGTGTCAAATACTGACATCAGCGCACTAGGCGTGACAAATTATGCCGTAAAGCATCTAGGTGTTGATCATATAGTTATATGTGGACACTACGGTTGTGGTGGTGTAAAGGCAGCCATGGGCAACAGCGATCTAGGAATTTTGAATCCCTACTTGCGCAATATTAGAGACGTCTATAGAACTCATAAAAAAGAATTGTCTGCTATAAGTAATGAGGACAAGCGCTATGAGCGATTGATCGAACTTAATGTACAGGAACAAGTGGTAAATATGCTCAAAAACGAGGATGTGCAAGCCGCATACAAATCGAGAGGCATAAAAATCCACGGTTGGGTATTTGATCTCGCAAGTGGTAAGCTTATCGACCTCAAGGTTGATGTAGATAAACTCATCAAGGAAGAAATGGATATCTATCAAGTGAGCTAG
- a CDS encoding pseudouridine synthase, which translates to MQHKHFLIYKPYKMLSQFITHDRHQKNKRFLSELFDFPTNSMAVGRLDETSEGLLIITTDGSLSYKINTTDKTEKEYYAQLDGQITDDAIEKIKNGLIISINGNDYKTTNCQARIIGKDPNLPPTRQKIRDERHGPTSWISITLTEGKFRQVRKMTAKVGFPTLRLARVRIGNLKTGSMKSGDVIELTQQQVNDISL; encoded by the coding sequence ATGCAGCATAAGCACTTTTTAATCTACAAACCCTATAAAATGTTGAGTCAGTTCATCACACATGACAGGCATCAAAAAAACAAGCGATTTTTGAGTGAGCTGTTTGATTTCCCTACAAATAGTATGGCGGTAGGCAGACTAGATGAGACCAGCGAAGGTTTACTCATTATCACAACCGATGGCTCTTTAAGCTATAAGATTAATACAACTGATAAGACAGAGAAAGAATACTACGCTCAATTAGATGGACAAATTACGGATGACGCGATTGAAAAAATAAAAAATGGATTAATTATTAGTATCAATGGTAATGATTACAAAACAACGAATTGTCAAGCGCGCATTATAGGGAAAGATCCAAATTTACCACCGACAAGACAAAAAATTAGGGATGAAAGGCATGGTCCTACTAGCTGGATAAGCATCACATTGACCGAAGGGAAATTTAGACAAGTACGTAAAATGACTGCTAAAGTTGGTTTTCCTACTTTGAGATTGGCAAGAGTGCGTATTGGTAATTTAAAAACTGGATCTATGAAAAGTGGTGATGTGATTGAATTGACTCAACAGCAAGTGAATGATATTAGCTTATAA
- a CDS encoding CotH kinase family protein produces the protein MKKGKLIILGTVAIVVTAVVAAIILLSTPGKSIPTLDIHKVNIQDSIARDDYTVITVQENPEAFLSNTVLGGKIRHRGHSTWLAPKKPYQMKLDKSNAIGNMPPAKKWILLANYYDKTMLRNSLAFEMSRMSKLSYTPQSQFFNVNIDGDWHGLFLVTEKIELQKNRITKDNGYLLELDHVSRLKPDDASIYTKKYTIKIKEPDITVDDQEFKDVKQFILDTEQAFFNSNENDYSTYKEYVDMETLVDWYILQEISRNQDANFYSSVYFTYKPGGKLKFGPVWDFDIGFGNINYSDNYEIEGYLLDDNEWLKYILEDPEFIALRKKRYSYFYEQKDRLLSFLDNQAAIIEPTVISNHKKYHMMARETWPNRVIFTTYMEYVEDLKQWLSQRMDYLNEEFVIKQDTISVQ, from the coding sequence ATGAAAAAAGGAAAATTGATTATTTTAGGTACTGTGGCTATAGTTGTCACCGCAGTGGTAGCCGCAATTATATTGCTATCCACGCCAGGTAAGTCTATACCAACGCTTGATATTCATAAAGTTAACATTCAAGATAGTATTGCTCGTGATGATTATACAGTAATTACGGTACAAGAAAATCCCGAAGCATTCTTGAGTAATACAGTGCTGGGTGGTAAAATAAGACATCGCGGGCACAGTACATGGCTCGCACCAAAGAAGCCTTATCAAATGAAGCTGGATAAATCTAATGCGATAGGCAACATGCCGCCCGCCAAAAAATGGATTCTACTGGCAAATTATTATGATAAAACCATGTTGCGCAATAGTCTGGCGTTTGAGATGAGCCGCATGAGCAAACTATCCTACACTCCTCAAAGTCAATTTTTTAATGTCAATATAGATGGCGACTGGCATGGATTGTTCCTGGTAACAGAAAAGATAGAACTCCAGAAAAACAGAATTACCAAGGATAATGGATACCTTCTTGAATTAGATCACGTGTCGCGATTAAAACCAGATGACGCCTCCATTTACACAAAGAAATATACAATTAAAATCAAAGAACCTGACATTACAGTGGACGATCAAGAGTTCAAAGATGTCAAGCAATTTATACTAGACACAGAGCAGGCTTTCTTCAATTCAAATGAAAATGATTACAGCACTTATAAGGAGTATGTAGATATGGAGACGCTGGTGGATTGGTACATTCTTCAAGAGATATCACGTAATCAAGATGCCAACTTTTATTCAAGTGTCTACTTTACCTACAAGCCAGGTGGAAAATTGAAATTTGGTCCAGTTTGGGATTTTGATATAGGCTTTGGAAATATTAATTACAGTGATAATTATGAAATCGAAGGTTACCTACTGGACGATAATGAATGGCTCAAGTATATCTTAGAAGATCCAGAGTTTATTGCCTTGCGCAAGAAGCGATATAGCTATTTTTATGAGCAAAAAGATCGCCTATTATCCTTCCTAGATAATCAAGCTGCAATTATTGAGCCCACTGTCATCAGCAATCATAAAAAGTACCACATGATGGCACGAGAGACCTGGCCTAATAGAGTCATTTTTACAACATACATGGAGTATGTAGAAGATCTTAAACAATGGCTTTCGCAACGCATGGACTACCTCAATGAGGAATTTGTAATTAAACAGGATACTATTTCTGTGCAATAA
- a CDS encoding alpha/beta fold hydrolase: MPYLDKTTAAADSNISIFYEDYGTGKPVILIHGWPLSSAMWEYQTPALIDAGYRVIQYDRRGFGHSSRPWDGYTYKAMAEDLKDLMDKLDLQDVTLVGFSMGGGEIAQYVDIFGNERLHKLIFVSSIAPFMLKTDDNENGVPKKVFEDMKAAVSSDRAGFLPDFGENFVNYNDNKDKVSQGQLDYNFNIAVAASPKATLGCIDAFGKTDLRDAMKKIDVPTLFIHGDADNVVPMEPTSKQGHELVKDSKLEIIKDAPHGLYLTHKQELNKLLIDFID; the protein is encoded by the coding sequence ATGCCTTATCTAGATAAAACAACCGCAGCAGCAGACTCCAACATTTCCATTTTTTATGAGGATTATGGAACTGGTAAGCCTGTCATACTTATACACGGCTGGCCATTGAGCAGTGCTATGTGGGAATATCAAACACCAGCACTTATAGATGCTGGATATAGAGTAATTCAATACGATCGACGTGGTTTTGGGCATTCATCGCGACCATGGGATGGTTATACATACAAAGCCATGGCCGAGGATCTCAAGGATCTAATGGATAAGCTGGATTTACAAGATGTAACTCTTGTTGGATTTTCCATGGGTGGTGGCGAGATTGCTCAATACGTCGATATTTTTGGTAATGAGCGTTTGCATAAATTGATTTTTGTAAGCTCCATTGCTCCGTTTATGTTGAAAACCGACGATAACGAGAATGGTGTACCTAAAAAAGTATTTGAAGATATGAAAGCAGCAGTAAGTAGTGATCGTGCAGGTTTCTTGCCAGACTTCGGCGAGAATTTTGTCAATTACAATGATAATAAAGACAAAGTCTCTCAAGGACAATTGGATTACAATTTCAATATTGCCGTTGCCGCGTCACCTAAAGCAACATTGGGTTGTATCGATGCTTTTGGTAAAACAGACTTAAGAGACGCTATGAAAAAAATAGACGTTCCTACCCTATTCATTCACGGTGATGCTGACAATGTAGTTCCCATGGAACCTACCTCAAAGCAAGGTCATGAACTCGTAAAAGATTCTAAACTGGAAATAATAAAAGATGCGCCACACGGCTTGTATCTTACTCATAAACAAGAGCTCAATAAATTACTTATCGATTTTATTGACTAG
- a CDS encoding hypervirulence associated TUDOR domain-containing protein produces the protein MIKEGTRVKWDWGNGTAEGEVQSTFTKEVTRTIDGSEITRKGEEGNKALYIKQDDGDAVLKLESEVERVD, from the coding sequence ATGATCAAGGAAGGTACAAGAGTAAAATGGGATTGGGGAAACGGCACCGCAGAAGGCGAAGTGCAATCAACGTTTACCAAAGAAGTGACAAGAACAATTGACGGAAGCGAGATCACCCGTAAAGGTGAAGAAGGAAACAAAGCGCTTTACATCAAGCAAGACGATGGCGACGCCGTGCTCAAGTTAGAGAGTGAAGTTGAAAGAGTTGACTAA